One stretch of Enterobacter sp. RHBSTW-00994 DNA includes these proteins:
- a CDS encoding carbon starvation CstA family protein, which yields MDTKKLLKHVPWALLGILGAFCLAVVALRRGEHVSALWIVVASVSVYLVAYRYYSLYIAQKVMKLDETRATPAVINNDGLNYVPTNRYVLFGHHFAAIAGAGPLVGPVLAAQMGYLPGTLWLLAGVVLAGAVQDFMVLFISSRRNGASLGEMIKEEMGRVPGTIALFGCFLIMIIILAVLALIVVKALAESPWGVFTVCSTVPIALFMGIYMRFIRPGRVGEVSVIGIVLLVASIYFGGIIAHDPYWGPALTFKDTTITFALIGYAFISALLPVWLILAPRDYLATFLKIGVIVGLALGIVILNPDLKMPAVTQYIDGTGPLWKGALFPFLFITIACGAVSGFHALIASGTTPKLLANEKDARLIGYGAMLMESFVAIMALVAASIIEPGLYFAMNTPPAGLGITMPNLHEMGGENAAMIMAQLKDASAHAAATVSSWGFVISPEQIMQTAKDIGEPSVLNRAGGAPTLAVGIAHVFHKVLPWADMGFWYHFGILFEALFILTALDAGTRAGRFMLQDLLGNFVPFLKKTDSLVAGVLGTAGCVGLWGYLLYQGVVDPLGGVKSLWPLFGISNQMLAAVALVLGTVVLVKMKRTKYIWVTVVPALWLLLCTTWALGLKLFSANPQLEGFFFMANQYKEKIAAGGGDLTAQQIANMNHIVVNNYTNAGLSILFLVVVYSIIFYGIKTWINVRNAQGRTDKETPYVPVPEGGVKTSSHH from the coding sequence ATGGATACGAAAAAACTACTTAAGCACGTGCCCTGGGCATTACTCGGGATCCTCGGCGCTTTCTGTCTGGCGGTTGTCGCATTACGCCGGGGCGAACACGTAAGCGCCCTGTGGATCGTGGTCGCGTCTGTCTCCGTCTATCTGGTGGCGTACCGCTATTACAGCTTGTACATCGCGCAAAAGGTCATGAAACTTGACGAAACGCGCGCCACTCCGGCGGTCATTAACAACGATGGCCTGAACTATGTTCCCACCAACCGCTATGTGCTGTTTGGTCACCACTTTGCCGCGATTGCAGGTGCGGGGCCGCTGGTTGGGCCGGTACTTGCCGCGCAGATGGGTTACCTGCCGGGTACGCTGTGGCTGCTGGCCGGTGTCGTACTGGCGGGCGCGGTACAGGACTTCATGGTGCTGTTTATCTCTTCTCGCCGTAACGGTGCATCTCTGGGTGAGATGATCAAAGAAGAGATGGGTCGCGTACCAGGTACGATCGCCCTGTTCGGTTGCTTCCTGATTATGATCATCATCCTGGCGGTGCTGGCCTTGATCGTGGTGAAAGCGCTGGCCGAAAGCCCGTGGGGCGTCTTCACCGTCTGCTCAACTGTGCCGATTGCCCTGTTCATGGGTATCTACATGCGCTTTATCCGCCCAGGCCGCGTAGGCGAAGTCTCGGTGATTGGTATCGTTCTGCTGGTTGCTTCTATTTACTTTGGCGGCATCATCGCGCACGACCCATACTGGGGCCCGGCGCTGACCTTTAAAGACACCACCATTACCTTCGCACTGATTGGCTACGCGTTTATCTCTGCCCTGCTGCCTGTATGGCTGATCCTGGCTCCGCGTGACTACCTGGCGACCTTCCTGAAAATCGGCGTTATCGTCGGTCTGGCGCTCGGCATTGTGATCCTCAACCCGGATCTGAAAATGCCAGCGGTCACCCAGTACATTGATGGCACAGGTCCACTGTGGAAAGGCGCGCTCTTCCCGTTCCTGTTTATTACCATTGCCTGTGGTGCGGTATCTGGTTTCCACGCTCTGATTGCTTCCGGTACAACACCAAAACTGCTGGCGAACGAAAAAGACGCTCGCCTGATCGGTTACGGCGCAATGCTGATGGAATCCTTCGTCGCAATCATGGCGCTGGTTGCCGCCTCCATTATCGAACCGGGTCTGTACTTTGCGATGAACACCCCACCAGCCGGCTTAGGCATTACCATGCCGAACCTGCATGAGATGGGAGGTGAAAACGCCGCGATGATCATGGCACAGCTGAAAGATGCGAGCGCCCATGCGGCCGCAACCGTCAGCTCCTGGGGCTTTGTGATCTCGCCTGAACAGATCATGCAGACCGCAAAAGACATTGGTGAGCCGTCGGTTCTGAACCGTGCAGGTGGCGCACCAACGCTGGCTGTCGGTATTGCACACGTGTTCCACAAAGTGCTGCCGTGGGCCGATATGGGCTTCTGGTATCACTTCGGTATTCTGTTTGAAGCACTGTTCATCCTGACTGCGCTGGATGCCGGTACGCGTGCTGGCCGCTTCATGCTGCAGGATCTGCTGGGTAACTTCGTACCGTTCCTGAAGAAAACTGACTCTCTGGTGGCTGGCGTGCTGGGCACTGCGGGCTGTGTAGGCCTGTGGGGTTACCTGCTGTATCAGGGCGTAGTTGATCCACTGGGCGGCGTGAAGAGCCTGTGGCCTCTGTTCGGTATCTCTAACCAGATGCTGGCAGCGGTTGCACTGGTACTCGGCACGGTTGTACTGGTGAAAATGAAACGCACCAAATACATCTGGGTCACGGTTGTTCCGGCTCTGTGGCTGCTGCTCTGCACCACCTGGGCACTGGGTCTGAAACTGTTCAGCGCCAACCCGCAACTGGAAGGCTTCTTCTTCATGGCTAACCAGTACAAAGAGAAGATTGCCGCTGGCGGCGGTGACCTGACGGCACAGCAGATTGCGAACATGAACCATATCGTGGTGAACAACTACACCAACGCAGGTTTGAGTATTCTGTTCCTGGTCGTGGTGTACAGCATCATTTTCTACGGCATCAAAACCTGGATTAATGTGCGTAACGCACAAGGTCGTACGGATAAAGAGACACCATACGTGCCTGTTCCGGAAGGCGGCGTGAAGACCTCGTCACACCACTAA
- a CDS encoding WYL domain-containing protein: MANSTRSRSAERLVDILMELHLNGVVNRSALMEKFKITERTVYRDLNALSPIVEHTGSGQYRLIHSAQISAGQGLHHTIANFLNADSFFPDRSAEFWQKLESRVDDNHILILSNDAEHTVQTDIRRHLPNIEKSIKNRNVCQIVYKGKTRLINPYKLINKKNIWYLQATESSRLKSFSLSQISWFDIQSTTFTPDNNAVELLEKSLDPWVSTDNFEVKIFINDNISHYFRRRNLLPEQALIAEQSGGITLRCQAAHENQILPLIFYWLPNIQILEPEWLKDKLLETLEGYLTQVPEEQS, encoded by the coding sequence ATGGCTAATTCGACGCGGAGCCGCTCGGCTGAACGTCTGGTCGATATTCTGATGGAGCTACATTTAAACGGTGTGGTCAACCGCAGTGCACTGATGGAAAAATTTAAAATTACTGAGCGCACCGTATACCGGGATTTGAATGCGCTTTCTCCCATTGTTGAACACACCGGAAGCGGGCAATATCGCCTGATTCATTCTGCTCAAATATCCGCCGGACAAGGCCTGCATCACACCATTGCTAACTTCCTGAATGCTGATAGCTTTTTCCCTGACCGGAGCGCGGAGTTTTGGCAAAAACTCGAGTCACGCGTCGACGATAACCATATTCTTATTCTGAGCAATGATGCAGAACATACTGTGCAAACGGATATTCGTCGCCATTTACCCAATATTGAGAAATCGATTAAGAATCGTAATGTTTGCCAGATCGTTTATAAAGGCAAGACGCGCCTCATTAATCCCTACAAACTCATTAACAAAAAAAATATATGGTATTTACAAGCGACCGAGAGTAGCCGACTAAAATCCTTCTCGCTGAGTCAGATAAGCTGGTTTGATATTCAAAGCACCACATTTACCCCTGACAATAATGCGGTTGAATTACTGGAGAAAAGCCTCGATCCCTGGGTATCAACAGATAATTTCGAAGTGAAAATATTCATTAACGATAATATTTCACACTACTTCAGACGACGTAATCTGCTGCCGGAGCAGGCGTTAATCGCCGAACAGAGCGGGGGCATAACGCTACGTTGCCAGGCCGCACATGAGAATCAGATCCTGCCGCTGATTTTCTACTGGCTGCCCAATATCCAGATTTTAGAACCGGAGTGGCTCAAGGATAAACTCCTTGAGACTCTGGAAGGCTATCTGACACAAGTTCCTGAAGAACAATCTTAG
- a CDS encoding 4-hydroxyphenylacetate 3-monooxygenase reductase subunit, producing the protein MQPNEQRLRFRDAMASLSAAVNIVTTEGEAGRCGITATAVCSVTDTPPSLMVCINANSAMNPVFQGNGKLCVNVLNHEQEIMARHFAGMTGMAMEDRFTLSCWQKGPLAQPVLTGALASLEGVISQVQTIGTHLVYLVEIKNIILSEEGHGLIYFKRQFHPVIGELDAVV; encoded by the coding sequence ATGCAACCCAATGAACAACGCCTGCGTTTTCGCGATGCAATGGCCAGCCTGTCGGCAGCGGTCAATATTGTGACCACTGAAGGGGAAGCCGGCCGCTGTGGCATTACCGCCACCGCCGTTTGCTCCGTCACAGACACGCCTCCCTCACTGATGGTGTGCATCAACGCCAACAGCGCCATGAACCCGGTTTTTCAGGGAAATGGAAAACTGTGCGTCAACGTACTGAATCACGAGCAGGAGATCATGGCCCGCCACTTCGCCGGGATGACCGGAATGGCGATGGAGGATCGTTTTACCCTCTCCTGCTGGCAAAAAGGCCCGCTCGCGCAACCGGTACTGACAGGCGCGCTGGCAAGCCTTGAAGGGGTGATAAGCCAGGTGCAAACCATCGGCACGCATCTTGTCTATCTGGTTGAAATTAAAAACATCATCCTGAGTGAAGAGGGCCACGGTCTGATCTATTTTAAACGCCAGTTCCACCCGGTAATCGGGGAGCTTGACGCCGTCGTATGA
- the hpaB gene encoding 4-hydroxyphenylacetate 3-monooxygenase, oxygenase component produces the protein MKPEDFRASATRPLTGEEYLKSLQDGREIYIYGERVKDVTTHPAFRNAAASVAQMYDALHKPEMQDALCWGTDTGSGGYTHKFFRVAKSADDLRQQRDAIAEWSRLSYGWMGRTPDYKAAFGCALGANPAFYGQFEQNARNWYTRIQETGLYFNHAIVNPPIDRHKPADEVKDVYIKLEKETDAGIIVSGAKVVATNSALTHYNMIGFGSAQVMGDNPDFALMFVAPMDAEGVKLISRASYEMVAGATGSPFDYPLSSRFDENDAILVMDHVLIPWENVLIYRDFDRCRRWTMEGGFARMYPLQACVRLAVKLDFITALLKKSLECTGTLEFRGVQADLGEVVAWRNMFWALSDSMCSEATPWVNGAYLPDHAALQTYRVMAPMAYAKIKNIIERNVTSGLIYLPSSARDLNNPQIDQYLAKYVRGSNGMDHVERIKILKLMWDAIGSEFGGRHELYEINYSGSQDEIRLQCLRQAQTSGNMDKMMAMVDRCMSEYDQHGWTVPHLHNNSDINMLDKLLK, from the coding sequence ATGAAACCTGAAGATTTCCGCGCAAGCGCCACACGTCCCTTAACCGGCGAAGAGTATCTGAAGAGCCTGCAGGATGGGCGTGAGATTTACATCTATGGCGAACGCGTTAAAGACGTCACGACCCATCCTGCATTTCGCAATGCGGCAGCATCCGTTGCACAAATGTACGATGCACTGCACAAGCCAGAGATGCAGGACGCGCTGTGCTGGGGAACCGATACGGGCAGCGGCGGTTATACCCATAAGTTCTTCCGCGTGGCGAAAAGTGCAGACGATCTCCGCCAGCAGCGCGATGCCATTGCGGAGTGGTCACGCCTGAGCTACGGCTGGATGGGACGTACACCCGACTACAAAGCCGCCTTTGGTTGCGCCCTGGGGGCCAACCCGGCGTTTTACGGCCAGTTCGAGCAGAACGCCCGTAACTGGTACACCCGCATCCAGGAAACGGGCCTGTATTTTAATCACGCGATTGTGAACCCGCCTATTGACCGCCATAAACCCGCTGATGAAGTGAAAGATGTCTACATCAAGCTGGAGAAAGAGACGGATGCCGGGATCATCGTCAGCGGGGCAAAAGTGGTGGCAACCAACTCAGCGCTCACTCACTACAACATGATCGGCTTTGGATCAGCGCAAGTGATGGGCGACAACCCGGACTTCGCCCTGATGTTCGTCGCGCCAATGGACGCAGAAGGGGTAAAACTGATTTCTCGCGCCTCCTACGAGATGGTGGCAGGTGCGACCGGCTCCCCATTCGATTACCCGCTCTCCAGCCGCTTTGACGAAAATGATGCGATTCTGGTGATGGATCATGTGCTGATTCCGTGGGAAAACGTGCTGATCTACCGCGATTTTGATCGCTGCCGTCGCTGGACAATGGAAGGCGGTTTTGCCCGTATGTACCCGCTTCAGGCCTGTGTGCGCCTGGCGGTAAAACTCGACTTCATCACCGCCCTGCTGAAAAAGTCGCTGGAATGTACCGGCACGCTGGAGTTCCGCGGTGTACAGGCCGATCTCGGTGAAGTGGTGGCCTGGCGCAATATGTTCTGGGCGTTGAGCGACTCCATGTGCTCTGAAGCCACCCCATGGGTCAACGGCGCATATCTGCCGGATCATGCCGCGCTCCAGACGTACCGCGTAATGGCCCCGATGGCCTACGCCAAGATCAAAAACATTATCGAACGTAACGTCACCAGCGGCCTGATCTATCTGCCGTCCAGTGCCCGTGATCTGAATAACCCACAAATCGATCAGTATCTGGCGAAATACGTTCGCGGCTCCAACGGCATGGATCATGTCGAACGCATCAAGATCCTGAAACTGATGTGGGATGCCATTGGCAGCGAGTTTGGCGGCCGCCATGAGCTGTATGAAATTAACTACTCCGGTAGCCAGGATGAGATCCGCCTGCAGTGCCTGCGTCAGGCGCAGACCTCCGGTAACATGGACAAGATGATGGCGATGGTCGACCGCTGTATGTCCGAGTACGACCAACACGGCTGGACTGTGCCACACCTGCACAACAACAGCGATATCAACATGCTGGATAAGCTGCTGAAATAA